The following proteins are encoded in a genomic region of Desulfobacterales bacterium:
- a CDS encoding mannose-1-phosphate guanylyltransferase/mannose-6-phosphate isomerase produces the protein MPDAAVNIHAVLLAGGSGTRLWPVSRELFPKQLVSFFGTDSLVQATIKRLSPLLETEKVRIVCGAEHYYEIARHMEDIGVTAAGKIIREPVGRNTAPAILLAVLTILKEEKDAVVCVFPADHVIKDIDRFHRKLEAAIELAHSGHIITFGIQPNFPETGYGYIEGADRVSPDALGIKRFVEKPDKTTARKYIEAGNFFWNSGMFAFKASVIVEEYNKFQPALLSRLEGIVSGLAPVTLEDYQQLPNISFDHAIMESTQKGVVLPSDFGWSDIGSWKSLYDFLPKDTQHNVTAGDVIVKDTQNCFIMGHERLIATNHLRNMVVVETPDSVFVSDMDRSRDVKEIVTQLKESGRREYHTHRLVYHPWGTLTLLEQREGYRVDRMVIYPNSKFKVERLAAATKQMICVCGVVGITSEKGDISLKAGQTAVVSPNEIVQMNNKGKENACIIQVQMEKGK, from the coding sequence ATGCCTGATGCGGCGGTCAACATCCATGCGGTTCTTCTGGCGGGCGGCAGCGGGACGCGCCTGTGGCCGGTTTCCAGGGAGCTGTTCCCGAAGCAATTGGTCAGTTTCTTCGGGACGGATTCTCTCGTCCAGGCCACCATTAAACGTCTGAGTCCGCTGCTGGAAACCGAAAAGGTGCGGATCGTATGCGGCGCCGAACATTATTATGAAATCGCCCGACACATGGAAGATATCGGCGTTACCGCCGCCGGCAAAATTATCCGTGAACCGGTGGGGCGCAATACCGCCCCGGCCATTCTACTGGCGGTATTGACCATTTTGAAAGAGGAAAAGGATGCCGTGGTCTGCGTTTTCCCGGCTGATCATGTGATCAAGGATATCGACCGATTCCACCGCAAGCTTGAAGCCGCCATTGAACTGGCCCACTCGGGCCATATCATTACGTTCGGCATACAGCCTAATTTCCCGGAAACCGGTTACGGTTATATAGAAGGGGCTGACCGGGTCAGCCCGGATGCGCTGGGGATCAAGCGGTTCGTTGAAAAACCGGATAAAACCACCGCCCGAAAGTATATCGAGGCCGGAAACTTTTTCTGGAACAGCGGTATGTTTGCCTTCAAAGCTTCCGTCATTGTAGAAGAATATAATAAGTTTCAGCCGGCGCTTCTCAGCCGGTTGGAAGGAATCGTGAGCGGTCTGGCCCCGGTTACACTGGAAGATTATCAACAGTTGCCGAATATATCCTTCGATCATGCCATTATGGAATCCACCCAAAAAGGAGTGGTCCTGCCGTCGGATTTCGGCTGGAGCGATATCGGTTCCTGGAAGTCGCTGTATGATTTTCTGCCTAAAGACACGCAGCACAATGTAACGGCCGGCGATGTGATCGTAAAGGATACTCAAAACTGTTTTATCATGGGGCACGAGCGCTTGATAGCGACCAACCATCTTCGCAATATGGTGGTGGTGGAGACGCCGGATTCCGTATTTGTGTCGGATATGGATCGCAGCCGGGATGTAAAGGAAATCGTCACGCAGCTGAAAGAAAGCGGCCGCCGGGAATACCATACCCATCGGCTTGTTTATCATCCCTGGGGGACCCTGACCCTGCTGGAACAGAGAGAGGGGTATCGCGTGGATCGGATGGTGATTTACCCGAACTCAAAATTTAAAGTCGAGCGGCTCGCGGCTGCAACCAAGCAGATGATCTGCGTCTGCGGAGTGGTAGGTATTACCTCGGAAAAAGGCGACATTTCGCTGAAGGCAGGTCAGACCGCCGTGGTTTCCCCGAATGAGATCGTACAGATGAACAATAAGGGGAAAGAGAACGCCTGCATCATCCAGGTTCAGATGGAAAAAGGTAAATAG